The Polaromonas naphthalenivorans CJ2 DNA segment GGGTCTGAGCAGAATGCACGAATTAGGTCCGAAGCATTGGAGAGAAATTGAGCGAAAAAGAATTACTACAAGCAAAGCTAAACGATTTCTATCGGACTACCCTAGCAGGTGCCAAGCCGTTGTTTGATGACAAGCACCTACGCGAGCTTTCTGCGCCGCTGCTGATTTCAATCTCAGAAGCGTATTTGCGCGCTCCTGTCCGCGTCATGTTTGTCGGCAAAGAAACCAATGGTTGGTGGGGCAAACTCAGCGCCTACTACGCCGACGAAGACGCTCTTGCGTCACTGATGCAACGCTATCAGCAGCAGATGGGGAAATCGAAGTGGACCGGTCGCTTCTTTCAAATGCTTAGCCGTACAGCGCGAGAATTGAATGGCGCACCAGCCGAGGCTATCGCGTGGACCAACCTCATGAGGACGGACTGGGAGCAGGGCAAAGGATATTCCCGAAATTCCAAGGAGTTTTCAGCGGCCTTGACAAAGATGTCTCAGGACATGCTCCGGTTTGAGGTTGAACTACTCGAACCGGATGTCATCATTTTTGCCTGCGGGACGAGCTACGACAGCGTCATCAAGGAGGCTTTTCCTCATCGAACAAACAGCGAACCTGTCGTGAAGCGGGCATTGTGGCAGTTTAATGTGGGCAAGATTCTTTGCTTTCGCTGCCAGCATCCTCAGGTGATACGAAAAAAGAATTCAGCCTTCAAGCCTGTGAATACCTATTACGCTGAAATATTTGCAAGGGTCAAGGCAAACTTTCCGGATGCCTACGATGTGCCCATGGCGGGAAACATCAGTAATGCATAGAAATCGGTAGAAGGGCAGCATGCATGCCAAAATGCGATAGGTAAATCCTGCGAGGTAAAACCACCGCTCAAGACTGCAAACCAGTTATTTACCTAGAGTCTGCCGTGGTAGCTTTCGGCCAGAAGCTGTCGTTCGCCATTCGCACAGGTTCTACCAACTGTGGTTCGAAGGGGAGCACTGACTTCCTAGCCTGTACACGGCCGCTGTTTAAAATTTGCAGCATGTCTTTTTAATACCGTACACCATGGGATTGCCCGCGAACCTCAATGAGCCCCACGATTTTAACCGCGAGTTGCCTCGGCTGGACGTTGCTGGACGGGCCGAACTGCCAGCTGACCAGCCTACGGCAACTGCGCTATGCCCTCTCTTTGACTTGGTCTGGCATGCAGTCGGCATGGAGCGCTCGTTCAACTACAACGCCGCTGGCGAGAGGGTGGGCCAGTGATTAACCTGGACCGAGCGGAACTCGACGTCCCCTGCCCACGGTGCCGGTTCGAGAACAGCGTCTTCTACAGACAGGCGCGGTTTCGAGAAGTTATCATCTGCCGGGGCTGCAAGACTAGCATCCGGCTAGATGACCACATGAACGAATGCCGCAAGGCGCGCCAACAGATAAACCAGGCGGTTGCCGAACTCGAGCAAGTGCTCGCCTCATTCAACAAGACCATCACCATCAGGCTCTGAATGGACAGCAACTACCTACAACAGCAGCGGTTTCTCCTCCAGAAGAAGGTCAAGCGATTGAATTCATGCGATTACAAGCTATTTCACAGCCTGGTCGTGCAGTTCTGGGGCTACCTTCGTAGCCACTCACTCTATGCGGGCGTGCTTGCTAAGCTTGCGGCCGAAGCTCCCCCATACGTGGACGAAGTGGCGGCGACTAGCAAAGGTAATGTTTACTTGTGGGACACTGAGCAGGATGCCGTTCACTTCTGCTTCAGAGTGTGGGAGTACTGCGCCTCAGAGCCGCTAGGCAAGGGTAACGGGCCAGAAGTGATGATTGGTCGCGGCATCGCAGGCGGCAGCAAGTTTGCGGAAATGCTTGAAGGTTTCCGAGACGCCTATCTCGAGCCCTTCTACGAATACCTGGACGAAGCGCTTGACGGACAGGCAGCGGTCCTGTCGTTGTTGCTCAAGTACAAGCGCCATGTGGAATGGTTCGAGCGTGAAGAGGTCAATGCGCTTGTCTCAAAGGGTGGTGAGCGCACTGTGGCCAAGCATATGTACGCCTACCTGTTCGACCAGGGCCTGGAGTTCCATATCGAGCCGCAATCCATCTCCGGCGAGGCTGACTTGGTAGCCCCAGAATTGGTATTGGACGCGAAGTTGTTCGATGGGAACTCCTCGAGTCATGGCAAGAGGTACGTGCTCAGTGGCGTAAACCAGCTTCTGACCTACACGCGCGACTTTCACCAGCAAGTTGGCTACCTGGTTGTTTATCGCACTTGCCAAGAGGACTTGCAGTTCTCCTTCGCACGTACGGACATGCTCGTGCCATTCATGGTCATCGACGGCCGCACCATCTACTTTCTCGTGGTGGATGTGTGTGAGTACGGTGCATCCGCTTCGAAGCGCGGGCTATTGAAGACGCATGTTATTTCCGAGGATGAGGTGCGAACCGTCATCAAAGAGCAGGCGTCGCTTGATTCCAGCAGTGCTCCGCCGCCAGCAGAGCCGGCGACAGAAGCCGCCTAAGCGTGGTGTTTCTGTGAGAAAAAACGACAACATAATCGCTTGGGGCATGACGAACATGGTACAGGAGCTGCAAAGGCTTACGGCACATGGCGTCATTGGGCTTTACCGCAGCTTCGAAATCACTGAAATCCTCGGGTTTCTGCAGGGGCAGCCTCATACACAGCCACCAGTTAATTTCCTATCTCTGGCTGTTGCGGAACCTGACGACTCACCTGTAGGTGAGATTCGAGAAATGCCGTTCCTGAATCAGAATCGCCTTGTGCTGTCTGGCACCGTCGCGACAGTGTCGAAACGTTTCTGACGCCCGACTGGCGCGACCCTGTTGAAAAGCTATTTGACGAATTGGATTTCCAACGGGCTTGCAAAGCCTATATCTGGGCACTCCACGCCGTGGCTGGCGATTTCTGACTGGCGGTTGCAGAAGCCAGTGCCTTCTCGGTGAGTGCATGCTCGGCACGAACCGACTGTGCGTTGACGCCGAGATGCTCGGCATAGCGGCGGTCGAGGCCGTCCCATACTTGGTTGCGCAATTGTGCCTGTGTAGCATCACCCAAATAGTCTCTGACAGCCCTATAAAGGTCGCCTCGAAGTTCGGTCATACCCCGCAAGGGTTTCACCGGCGTTCCCTGACTGTCGACAGCAGAACACGCAGCTTGTGTCACCCATTGGCAGATAAATAGAAATTCCGCCACATCTACCGACGGAGTCTTGGCGTTCCGGTCGGGTGAGGGAAAGGAAAACAGCGGCGGAGAAGCAACTGACTTCACCCGAAACATCTCCAGGAGCAGACGGCCGGCCAGGAGTGGCCAACTGTTTTCGCCTCTGCAGGGCAAAAGCGCGGAGGACCTGCGCGACGAGATACCCTGTTGCGCAAGTAAATTTTCCGACGAACTACCAGTGAGAAGTATGGCTTGGAGGAGCGTCCTGAGCTGAAGCAGGGCCTGGTTCGACACGCCAACTTTAGGGGCGAGTTTGCCTTGTTCCATCAACAACTTGTTTACCCAATTGACCACCATGCCCTGGGTTTGTTTGAACGCCTCCTGACGCTTTTTCACCTTCTCGCGCCTGTCCGAGGGGACAGTAACGTTGAGCATTGTCGGGTTTTGCCCGGATTCGCCACCAAACTCTACGACGTTCTTGCGGTTGCGTGTCTGGTCGCCGCGATTGAATAGCGCGTGAATCTGTTTGGCATCAGGCTCGGGCTGCTCAACGAACCGTCGCTCCGACGGCACTCCAATTCCCAGCACCCTGTTGAGCATTGCGCGAAGTGAATCTATGAGGTTAGCACTCAGCGAGCTCTCCCTTAGTGCGCCTACTTCGCTTGGCACCACCCGATGAGCTAGGAACTCGTCGTAGCTCAACATCCGAGCGCCTTCGGAGCTGTTCGTCTCTTGTCCAGTGGGGGAGCGGCTGATGCCGGGAATGGGCGCAGCCTTTCCCGTCTCAGCCTTTAGCAGTTCGCCAAAAATATCGAGCAAGCGAAGGTCTTCAAGTGTTTCTAAGTCGTCCAGTTCGTCCAAAGGTGTCTGAGCCTTTTTCGCCTTTTCCGTCATCTGACTGCGACGAAGCTCATCGAGGGAAGTCACGACGGAAGCCGAGAACCTTTCGTCGTCTTCGTTCACCATGCGAGCGAACGTCGGCAGCACAGAAAGGTTGAGCACAAACGTCGCGGTCAACCCGTCGTCTTTTAAAGGCGTGAGCTCAGCCAGCAGCACGGCGCCGCGCGTATCCAAGAACTCAAGTTTGTGTTGGGCTCCAGCCAACCAGCTTGGCTTTTGCCAGCGAAGAATGTCACCGGCAAGCTCGAAATAGCCTGACCCGCGTCGCTGGCACTCATCAAGGGGAATCGACTCGCCCTTTTGAAACTCTGGCAGAGTTTCAATCGCAATCAGTTTCTCAGACGTCAAAATGGCATTGAGGCCGAGCAACTCAAGTGCCTCGCCAGGTTTAAGTCGCCGATAGAGAGCTACCTCATGGTTTGAGCCCGCAAACTTGTCCGAACCAAGCGCAGCCACTGTACAGTTCGTACTCCCGTAGAGAACGTGGTCTGCGTCATCACTCTGCGCAATGAGCACCTTGGCGTGAACAAAGCGGGATGCCTTTCCGACGCCGGCAGCCGGACCAATGGGGAAAATCTGCACTGGCATGGCGCAACCGAGTGCATCTTTGGGAAAGAGTCCTATCTCTGGTTGCAGCAGCAGGGCAATCTCGGTTGGCTTCAATGCCTCATTGAGGCCCTTGAGCGCCGCCAGAGTTTCATCCCAATATGGGGAAATGACAACAAGCCTACGGATAGGAGTAGTGCCAACCGCCTCCACAAACCGTGACCCGATGCTTGCGGAGCGATTGTGAGCAAGCAGACGTGTATCCACATATCCCTTCTCATCGACAATCACGTCAGTTGGCGTGGCTGCCTGGAGCCAAGGAGCCCTGAGCAAGGCCCAATTGAGCTGCTCACGGGCTGCCGTCATGCCTTGGGGCAATAGCGCGAGAACATAGTCAAACGCAGCTCGCAGTAGGCCTGCCTCAGGCCCGGCTGGATTACTCAAAACAACTTGACCAACCACCTCAAGATTTCCAGCCAATCCCGATGACGTCATATTGGCGGATGCGACGAGTAACCGCCCCTGGCCATAACCAATTTGCAGGAGCAACTTAGGATGGAAGACACCGGTCGGAGCGATACCAACGACGGAATACTTGCTCCCGGCCAAGCGCGGCAGTTTTCGGCTGTCGATAGCGTGCGAGAGCATCCGGGAATCGGCAACCAGCACGTTATTGTTGCAGCCCTTCCCCCGCAAGCGCGGGAGAGCGACCGATTCGTACGCAGCAAAGTCGATTTCAAACGTTGTACATACGCTTGAGTGGTAGCCGGCGCCTTCGAAGGCATCAAAGAGCCTCATAGCTGCTCCAGCGCCGCACGCCCTGCTTGGGTCAGCCCTTCCAAGTCAACCAATCTGATGTCTTTAAGAAAGTCCACTGCACTCCCTAGGCGCGGGTTGGTGAGCATGGGACCGTCGAGTTTGCGTGTTCTCAAAATACCATCCTGACTTTCAACGAGGAAGGTGTAGTCCTTACGATAGTGGAGCTTTTGGAAGGCGACCCACAGGTGCCTTTCCAGGACGCGTTCCAGCACCAGCTTTTGCAGCGTCCTCGGTAAGGGCTCCAATTTGCTCGACTGGAGGAATCGCAATTCAGAGTACAAAGACCAGACGTAGTCTTGGGTGACCAGTGGTCCCAGCACTGCACGATACCGAGCCTCCTCGGGTGAGAATCTTTTTGAGAGGACAGCCAATAGCAAGACCGCCGCCTTGGCGGACTCAGCCGTGCACTCGGCGGTCACTGCGCTGCTGAACATGACCTGCTCCGTGAGGCGGTATTCGCTCAGGGGGTCATATGCCGACCCTGCGTCTTGAGCCAACGTAGTTTCGGCTTCAAGCTCGGACCATGTTTTAGGTGCAATATCCCACTCTGTAAGAATGGCAGTTGCCACTTCACTCATCAGCGTTTGAGGCCGAAGGCCCGCGGCGGATTTCGCCAAGTGTTGGAGACTGAATTTCAGCAAGCACTCGTAGGCCATGTGCAGCAGGTCATTGGCGTGATACACAGCCCAAGAATAGCGATGCTGTTCTAGTTCTGACCCGGGCAACACAAGGCTGGCTCCGTTCAACGCCAGGCCCGAGTACGCTGACCACCTAATGTCCAGAGCGCCTACCTGCTTCTTAAGCTGGTCGGTGATTCGCAGTATCAATTCCAATGTCCTGCGACGCTTCAAATCCTGTGCGCGCTCGGTTGAGGGGGCAAGCAGCAGTGTCTCGTAGACATCTCGTTCTGTGTCGGGTATCTTGCTCAGTGACATCAAGATGAGAGCATCAAGCTCGGCAAGTGAAACCGAGCCACGCGCAGCGGCTTCAAGGAACTTGTCCCCGCACGCACCAACAGCATCATCAAAAACCTGGGCCATTTGCTGCCCTATTTCGCTCGGCACGGGAATGCCGTTGACGGTTGACGGAACCAGCAATCCAATCTCAATTACCTGCGCCCCATATGCTGCGCCAAACGCCCCCATGTTTTGCTTCAAGTACTGGGCCACCCCAGACTCGAGGTCAGTTCCTTCACGGAATTTAAGCACGACCGACTTTTGCTGCAACATCTTGCGAGCCCAGATGGCCCCTGAGATGCCCGTTTCCGCTAGGTTTCCCCGCAGCGTTACAAGTGCGCACAGGGCCTCGGCCCGTCGAATGTACTGACGCCATTTATCCTTTGAATCGCTTGCTCCAGCACGTTCGTAGCGCCAGGTTAACCAGGCATAGAAGCCGTAGTACCGGATTCGCAATGTCACATTGGCAATGCCGGGGACGAGGGACTGGTAGAGTGAAATGCACAGTGACTGCATCCCAAGCGGGTCCAGGCCATTTTTTTCCGCCATGTCAGTCCACTCAGGGGCGCCGGCCGGCCTTGCAAGAACATTATCGACTTCCATACCGTCAACAATCGTCTCCGTCTCAAGGTCCGCTTCCAGGCGTGTTTCCAAATCTTGTTTGTCTTCGTTTTCGACCATATAACCCTCGCCCTTTGGTTTCTTGAAAATTTAAACCAAAGGATTTATGAGTGTAGGCTAGGGCGATGCCCCAAACTGCACACAAAGACGTGTTTTGGCGGTCGGCACTGCACACACGTAGCGCAACAAGCGGCGGCGCGCTAGCTACCTAAAAGCGCTTTCGGCTTCTCTTTCATCGTGCAGAACGGTCGGTGGTCTTGGTCATGTGCCTAGCCTAGAAGCGC contains these protein-coding regions:
- a CDS encoding phospholipase D-like domain-containing protein, which codes for MRLFDAFEGAGYHSSVCTTFEIDFAAYESVALPRLRGKGCNNNVLVADSRMLSHAIDSRKLPRLAGSKYSVVGIAPTGVFHPKLLLQIGYGQGRLLVASANMTSSGLAGNLEVVGQVVLSNPAGPEAGLLRAAFDYVLALLPQGMTAAREQLNWALLRAPWLQAATPTDVIVDEKGYVDTRLLAHNRSASIGSRFVEAVGTTPIRRLVVISPYWDETLAALKGLNEALKPTEIALLLQPEIGLFPKDALGCAMPVQIFPIGPAAGVGKASRFVHAKVLIAQSDDADHVLYGSTNCTVAALGSDKFAGSNHEVALYRRLKPGEALELLGLNAILTSEKLIAIETLPEFQKGESIPLDECQRRGSGYFELAGDILRWQKPSWLAGAQHKLEFLDTRGAVLLAELTPLKDDGLTATFVLNLSVLPTFARMVNEDDERFSASVVTSLDELRRSQMTEKAKKAQTPLDELDDLETLEDLRLLDIFGELLKAETGKAAPIPGISRSPTGQETNSSEGARMLSYDEFLAHRVVPSEVGALRESSLSANLIDSLRAMLNRVLGIGVPSERRFVEQPEPDAKQIHALFNRGDQTRNRKNVVEFGGESGQNPTMLNVTVPSDRREKVKKRQEAFKQTQGMVVNWVNKLLMEQGKLAPKVGVSNQALLQLRTLLQAILLTGSSSENLLAQQGISSRRSSALLPCRGENSWPLLAGRLLLEMFRVKSVASPPLFSFPSPDRNAKTPSVDVAEFLFICQWVTQAACSAVDSQGTPVKPLRGMTELRGDLYRAVRDYLGDATQAQLRNQVWDGLDRRYAEHLGVNAQSVRAEHALTEKALASATASQKSPATAWSAQI